The Setaria viridis chromosome 9, Setaria_viridis_v4.0, whole genome shotgun sequence sequence CCTCTGCTCGATCCCCTGCCTCACCTCCTTCCGCCGCGCTGCCGGTACTTTCCAGCCGCACCTCCTCCCCTGCGCCGCTTCCACCTCGCTCCCAGTgccggccacctccacctcgtgTTGCAATGCCGGCCGCCTCGACCTCGTGCCGCAGCGCCAACCGTCACCCCACGCCGCAGCGCACGCCGCCGACCGCCCATGTTGCGGCAAGCACGTGGGACCTCACGCCACCTAAGAGGCTGGGCGGGGCCACACAAATGGCCGCGGCGTCCAGCCGTCCAGGAGAGGCAATAGCAATTTCCCTATAATTGCGTCCAACTTCAGAGGTATTTTGGTCTGCTAAGGATGCAGGTTGGGGAGGGAGCCACAGGGAGCTAGTTTTTTCGGCTCCCCCACCCTTAAATGGCTCCAGAGAGCGGATTGCGGGGGAGCTTCTTCCTCGAAGCCGTTTTGCAGATAGCCCATTGGCAGACTTCGGCTTCTGCTGGTGGAGAAGCCGCAGTCGAAGCCTTGCCAAAGGGGGTCTAACTTTGGCAAAGACAATTGCGAGACATGCATAAACATAGAATAGGATGCCAATAAATCATCttttatattatttatgatAATTCACGATAATTGGCATGTCAAACTTTATTATTGCAGTACAACCTCATACATCATTTAGAAGATGGCACCACCGATGAAGGGCTGCTGCAAGTAGGGGTTCGCCAAAGCCACTTGGTTGAACACGCTAGACACAAGCTGTTGTTGCTGCAATTGGGTGACAGGACTCGCCAGAGCTAGTTGGTTGAACACGTTTGGTAGCAATTGTTGTTGCTGCAAGTAGGCAGCAGTGATGGGGTTCGCCAAACCAACTTGGTTGAGCACGCTAGACACtagttgttgttgctgcaacTGGGCGAAAGGACTCGTCAGAGCTAGTTGGTTGAACACGTTTGGCAAgaattgttgttgttgccagTAGGCAGCGGTGATGGGGTTTGCTAGAGCCAGTTGGTTGAACACATTTGGCAGCATGGTAGCAATGGGGTTCACCAAaagttgttgctgctgctgcagagtCATAATGCTCTGTACTGCAAGATGTGCTTGGCATTGCTGCTGAAGAATGGCAAGTGGTTGTTGAATGAGCACGGCTGATGGGGCTAGGATACCGGATGCCAGCGCTTGCAGCTGCACGCATGGGTGTGTGACTGCCATAGAGGTTGCAGCAAGAGCACTCACTGGTGAAATGTACGCGGAAGCAGCGCTTGCTGAGAGAGCAAGGAGAGCAAAGAAGGCAAATATCTTGGCTGCCATCTTTGCTGAGAGTTTGCTATGCTTTTTCAGTGTCTATGTTTGCTCTTGCTATGGGTGATGAGCTAACATATGATTTGGGGCCTATTTATAGAATGTGGAGATCAAGTACATCAAGCAAGGTTTTGGCATTTTGTAAACAAAGTGTTGGGAGTCCATGTAAGCATAGATGACATGTCATCGAGTCGATTACAACATTTGATGACTCATTTTTTTGGAAGTATATTTAGTATGTATTGGCAAGATAGCGATATATACTTGATTGGCGTGTCTCTTTTGTTGTCTTTTCTTGATAAATGAAAAGTGGAGGTATACTTACTTTAACTTTAAAtatgtcacatcaaatttgtTTATGCTTTGTGGAACTGAGTTTGTAATTTTGTGATTTGGTGATATGGATTTATAATTTTCGCAACCAGATTTGTCCACCACTTGTCATGTGTTCCACACGTCACACACTCATTGTTTCataccttttttctttttgttttcttgaaGGGTCTAGTGTATATGCGGCAAATCAAATGTATATTTAGGTCATTAACAATGGATGATAGCCCAAAGTGTACTAACTATTAAATCCCTCTTAATTCTTAGTCTAACTTTTATCTTCTTTTATGGAGAAAATTTCCTGTACACCTTACCTCTTCAGGTACTCCCGTAGTCCCACTTTGAAATGCAGCACCAAAGACGTATGAAAAACTGCAACAAAAATATGGATAGATAGAGAAAATGTAGCATGATGCAAAATTTTGGGTTGCATCTAAAACTTGTGcaaggagaaataaaaaagagaaattacAAGACACCATAAACATAGAATAGGATGCCAATAAATCATCTTTGATATTATTTAGGATAATTCATGACAATTGGCATGTCAAACTTTATTATTGGAGTACAACCTCATACATCATTTAGAAGATGGCACCACCGATGAAGGGCCTGCTGCAAGTAGGGGTTCGCCAAACCACTTGGTTGAACACACTAGACAcaagttgttgctgctgcaAGTGGGTGATAGAACTCACCAGAGCTAGTTGGTTGAACACGTTTGGTAGCAATATAAACCGCAATATAAACCCATGAACCttgtaatgaataatcatcaatcaatcaatacaacctttcagcACCACGCCACCAAAATCCTAGGAGTATGAGTAGAGTAGAAATTGGCGAGTTTCTTCTTGCACACAgagctgcatcggcttcgatctcaggcaagcttgtaagtaccgtcacccggtCATTATGCTATCTGTATCATAACTTTCTAGCCATCGTCCAATATTCTGATCTTTTATTGTGTGGCCAGTTATCGAGTTAACTTAGATTGCAattagaactttctaggctttatcCAATATTCTATTTGTCTTCGATGTTGCTAACAGTTATCGAGTtatttggttttattaagttgtatCGTATCGATCTCTTGGTTTTATCAAGcactcacagttatcgaacggcttagatctgATCAGGTCATCTCTATCGGCTGCTTGATCCTGTTTAagcgttcaccagttatctgatcgtatcggctAGCTTGATCTCGCATGCTTTCCttgctttacatatgctaggtccgatagatctttactccTGGTCCTCGCATTGCTAGCTGTCGGATCCTTAACGTCACAACATTATCTATGAGAGCCAAAGCTTTGATTTTGTCTTATCCATGTCTCTTGGTAGTGGGAtgacgtcattgagccgatagccTAGCGTGCGAGGCCTTGCTGCCACGAATTAGTATGTTAAGTTAGTTggtcgaagttaatgccctctcaatcgtgttgccttgtctaagttcaatacatgTCTCATGACATTAGTTAGATCTGTTAACTTAATCGGCTCATAAGTGGTGGGCAAGAGGTCTTTGCCGATGTGCTCTAATCTTTTAGATTAACAGATTaaggttaatgccctctcagcCGTGTTGctttgtctaagttcaatacatgtatcatgacattaattaagaTCTGTTAGTTCATTTGACTAGCCCATGGTGAGCAAGGACTCCTTTTATGGCTGCTGTTTTATGTTGTATTTATCTTAGCACATcagctcatatagccgatggcacatgccatgtGCCATCAATACTTCTGTTTCTTTACAccacatgattacattgaaCATATCTtaatggtgtttattcaaagtaacgcCTGTCAATGAGCTCGAAGGCTTAGCTGCCTATCGACTCAAGAATTTCATGATTCCCTTAACAATTACAATTACAGGTCAAATTGACGCCTTACACCctcgcgagccgatttggagcctgcactggagttaagcagatctccaaggtcctccgtgttgttcaacgcagaagcctgaagcccagattttgcgtcaacaattTGTTGATGTGGATCTAAAA is a genomic window containing:
- the LOC117835715 gene encoding 22 kDa alpha-zein 8, which translates into the protein MAAKIFAFFALLALSASAASAYISPVSALAATSMAVTHPCVQLQALASGILAPSAVLIQQPLAILQQQCQAHLAVQSIMTLQQQQQLLVNPIATMLPNVFNQLALANPITAAYWQQQQFLPNVFNQLALTSPFAQLQQQQLVSSVLNQVGLANPITAAYLQQQQLLPNVFNQLALASPVTQLQQQQLVSSVFNQVALANPYLQQPFIGGAIF